TGCGCCGCCGGTCGGCCACGTCGTTCTCGCGCGCGACGAACCCGTTGCGCTGCAGGCGCTCGATGGTCCGGCTCATGGTCTGGTCGGTGACCCGGCAGAGCACCGCGAGCTGCCGCTGCGACCGCGGTTCGGCGTCCAGGTGGTGCAGCACGATCAGGCCGGCGTGGGTCAGGCCGAGCCCGTCGAGCACGTCGTCGAACCGCGACTCGACCACCCTGGCCGCGACCGAGAGCAAGCGCCCGGTCGGCCAGGAACTGACATCTCCGGCGTCCGCCGCCGCGGGCACCACCGGATCAGGTTTCCTCGGCACGCCCGCATCCTCTCACCCGGCCACTTGCTCAGCCTGCTGAACATTGAGCAGAATGCTCAGCATGCTGAACAATTCGCGGTGGCTGCCGCTCTGGGGCGTGTCCGCCGCCGTGGTGCTGACCGGGCTCGTCTGGCTGTTCGGGCGAGGGCTGGGCGTCACCCTGCTGCCGGACCAGGGTGCCTCCTGGTACTACTGGAAACTGCCCGACCCGACCTTCTGGACCAGGGCTTCGGCGTGGCTCGGATACGCCGCCCACCAGCTCGTTTCGTGGTGGCTGATCTTCTACGCCCAGCGCCACGTGCGCCGCTACACCAGCGGGCTGCACCCGGTGAACGTGATCGCGCTGGCCGCCAACCTCGGTTTCGTCGCCCTGCACGAGGTGCAGACGCGGCTGTTCTACGACGGGCTGGCGCAGGACGTGTCGATCTTCAGCTCGCAGGGCTCGGTGGTGCTGCTGCTGATCGTGGTACTGCTGATGGAGAACCGCCGTCGCGGGCTGTTCTTCGGCCGCCGCGCGCCACTTTCGGCCGAGGTGGTCCGGTTCGCCCGCAAGTACCACGGTTACCTGTTCAGCTGGGCGGCCGTCTACACCTTCTGGTACCACCCGATGGAGTCCACCAGCGGCCACCTGATCGGCTTCTTCTACATGTTCCTGCTGCTGTTCCAGGGCAGTATCTTCTTCACCCGCGCGCACACCAACCGCTGGTGGACGCTGACGCTGGAGCTGATGGTGGCGGTGCACGGCACGCTGGTCGCGGTGATGAACTCGGGCCCGGACGGGATGTGGCCGATGTTCCTGTTCGGCTTCCTCGGCGTTTTTGTGGTGACGCAGATGCACGGGCTCGGTCTCGGCATCCGCACGCGGTGGAGCATCGGGCTCGGTTGTCTCGCCGCGGCGGTGGTGGTCTACGGCTCGCGCTCACTCGGTGACCTGCACGAGATCGTGCGCATCCCGTTCATCGAATACCTGCTGGTGGCGGTGATGGGCGCGCTGATCTGGCTCGGCCTGCTGCCGCGGCGACGATCGGCTCAGCCCGGTACGTCGAGCCGCTGCGTGCCGACCACCGAGAGCAGCCGCAACGCCTCCTCCGACGGCGACCCCGGATCGGCGGTGTAGATCACCACGCGCTGGTCGCGATCGGTGATGTCGAGCACGTCGCAGACCACGGCGATCGGGCCGACCACCGGGTGCTGGAAGGTTTTGCACAGGTTCGGCCGGGCGCTCACCTCGCGCGCGTCCCACAGGCGTGCGAAGTGGGCGCTGCCTTCGCGGAGTTCGGCGATCAGCGCGGTCAGCTCCGGGTCGTCCGGGTAGCGGGCGGCGACGGCCCGCAGCTGCGGGACCGCGCTCTCGGCGAACTCCTCTCCATCGGAGAGCCCGTACAGCCGCGCCCCCTGCGGGCGTGGTTCGAGGAAGGCGCGGCGGAGCAGGTTGCGGTCCCGCCGCGACAACGCCGAGAAATCCTCCATCAGCGCGGCGGCCAGCGGATTCCAGGCGAGCACCTCGTACGTCGCGGACAGCACGACCGCGGCGGCCATCGGCAGCCGGTCCAGCAGGGCGAGAATGCTCGGCCGCACCTCACGTGAAGGGCCTGGTGGCGGGCCGGGTGGCGCACCGGCGAGGTGGTGCAGGTAGTCGCGTTCGGCGTCGGACAGGCGCAGCGCGCGAGCCAGCCCGGCCAGCACCTCGCGCGACGGGCGCGGGGCCTTGGCCTGTTCCAGCCGCGTGTAGTACTCGTTCGAGATGAAGGCGAGCTGCGCCACCTCCTCGCGCCGCAGCCCCGGCGTGCGGCGGCGACGCCCGGCGGGAAGTCCCACGTCGGCGGGGGTGATCCGCTCGCGCCGGCTGCGCAGGAAGCCGGCCAGTTCTGCTCGATCCACCTCCCCAGTGTGCGCGGACGGCAGCGCGCTCAGCCAGGTACCGCCGATGCCTGGTTGAGCTTTCCGGTCCGACGCAGGCTCGTGGCATGACTTCGACAGCAATCACCACCGGCCTGCTCGACGGCAAGGTCGCCTTCATCACCGGCGCCGGGCGCGGCATCGGCGCCGCCGCGGCCAGGCTGTTCGCCCGCGAAGGCGCCCGCGTCGTGCTCGCCGCCCGTACCGAAACCCAGCTCAAGACCGTCACCGAGGAGATCCGCGCGGACGGCGGAATCGCCGACTACGTGGTCTGCGACCTCGCCGACCCGGACAGCCTGCGCGGCGCGGTGAACCGCGCGGTCGAGCTGCACGGACGGCTCGACGTGGCGTTCAACAACGCCGCCACCAATGCCCCGCCCGGACCGATGGACCAGACCACCGAAGCCGATTTCGACCACGTGTACGCGGTCAACCTGAAGGCACCGTGGCTGGCCATGGTCGCCGAGGTCGCGGCGATCCGGGCGACCGCGGGCACCGGTGCCATCGTGCACAACACCAGCGTCGGCAGCCTGATGGCCAATCCGGAACTGCCCTCGTACGGCGCGATGAAGAGCGGGGTGAACAGCCTCACCGCGTCGGCCGCGGCCACCTACGGCCCGGAGGGCATCCGGGTGAACGCGGTCGCGCCCGGCACCACGCTCACCGAGATGCTGCTCGACTGGGACAAGGCCTCGCCGGGGGTGATCGACCGGCTCAACGCGGGGACCCCACTGCGCCGCGCCGCCGATCCGGCCGAGGTCGCCGAGGCGGCCGCGTGGCTGCTCAGCGACCGGGCCTCCTACGTCACCGGCGTCGTGCTCCGGGTCGACGGCGGCATGCGGTCCTAATTGGACCCAATGCAGGCGGCCCGCCAGGCGGAGTAACCGCCGGGCCGTTCGGCGAGCACGCTGCCGTCGTCGAAAACCCTGGTGGGCAAGGCGTTCGCCGGGAAGTGATCGACGAAGGTGGTGCGCTGCCAGACGGCGTCGGCGAAGGCGGCGTCCCGGCCGATCACCATGCCGCTCGCGTTGACCTCGTCGCCGATGGCCGCGCCCTTGATCGGCTCCGGGTTCGCCGGATCGGCCCAGAGCAGGCCCTGGTAGGTGGCGACCTCGTCGAGCCCGCGGGTGTACCCGGTGGCGAGGCCGCCGCGCAGGGAGGTGGCGGCGGTCAGCCGGTACCCCGGCGGCGTGGCCAGCGGGGTGAGCGCCCCGGCCCGCCACAGGTGCGGGCCCTTGGCCAGGTGGAGCAGGACCGTGCCATCGTTGTCGAGATCGGTGGCCTGGACCAGGTGGTTGTCCTCGGGGAGGTCGAGCACCACGGGCGGGGCACCGTCGCCCGGCCAGACCACGGCTTCGGTCCCCTTGTCCCCGGGAACCGTGCCGAGCACGTCACCGCGGTCGTTGATCGCCACCGGGTCGACGCGTTTGAACCCGGTCAGCGGTTCGTAACCGCCGAGGCCGTGGTAGCGGAAGGCGCCCGCGCCGGTCCCGTCGACGGGATAGGCCCGGACCAGCACGGTGCCCGCCGCGTTCTGGTCCACCGCGGACGCCTGGTGGTGGCCCGCCGGCGCCTGCTGCGTGCGGCCGGGCTCGTCGGTGCCGGTCCACAGCACCAACTCCACCACCAGCTGATCATTGACCACGCGGTGCACCGAGCCGGCGTAGTTCCCGGTGCCGGTCCCGGCGGCCACGTACGTGGTGCCCCACGTGTCGGCGGCCGGGATCGGCGTTTCGGCCCAGGTGCAGCCCGCTTCGGCGGCCTGCGCGGGTGAGCTGAGCAGAGCCGCGCCGAGCAGTGCGGCGGGCAGGAATCGGCCTCGCACGTGACGTCCCCCTTCGTTCGACTGCCTTGGATACGCTCGGGACGTGAACGAGGTTGCCGGGATACTGGGCCGGTCGGAGTGGTACCGGGATCCCTTGTGGGCGGTGGAATTCCGGCTGACGCCGGTGGAACAGCGGCTGCTCCGGAGCCGGGCGGTGCGACGGCTGCAGTTCGTCGCGCACGCCGGAGCGGCCGCGGTCACCACGCACCAGACCTACACCCGGCTGGAGCACAGCCTCGGGCTGCTGTCGCTGGTGGCGCACTTCGCCCCGGACGATCAGGCGGCCAGGGTGGCGGCGCTCGTGCACGACGTCGGGCACCTGCCGTTCAGCCACACCTTCGAAGGCGTCGGCGGCCTGAACCACCACGAACTGGGCATCCGGCAGATCCGCGAGCTGACACCGCTGCTCGCCGAGCACGGCGTCGACGTGGAGGACGTGCTGGCGGTCGAAGGTGGCGGGTCCTCGGTGCTGCGCGGGCGCCAGGGCGCGCTGAAACTGGACCACCTGGAGTCCTTCGTGCGCAGCGGCCGGGCCCACGCGCGGCTGACCGAGCCCGCGCCCGCGACGCTGGCGCGGCTGCGTCTCGTCGACGGCGAGGTGCACACCGATCGGGACACCGCCGCCTACCTGGCCGAACTCGCGGCCGGAGAGGCGGACTACCTGTGCTCCTGGGAAAACGTGGTGCCCAACGCGGTCGTCCGTGGCCTCGCTTCGATCCTGCTGCCCTCACACCCGGAAATCCCCACCACCACCGACGATGCGCTGTGGTCGCTCCTGCTCGCCGACCCGCGCACCCGCGAAGACGCCCGCCTCCTCCGCGAGGACCCGCTCGCCTGGGACGTCTTCCCGC
The genomic region above belongs to Amycolatopsis sp. YIM 10 and contains:
- a CDS encoding MarR family winged helix-turn-helix transcriptional regulator; the encoded protein is MPRKPDPVVPAAADAGDVSSWPTGRLLSVAARVVESRFDDVLDGLGLTHAGLIVLHHLDAEPRSQRQLAVLCRVTDQTMSRTIERLQRNGFVARENDVADRRRTIVRLTAAGRRVLASARREERESELLLGVVDDYDDFRAQLLKLVRHAGPGR
- a CDS encoding helix-turn-helix transcriptional regulator — protein: MDRAELAGFLRSRRERITPADVGLPAGRRRRTPGLRREEVAQLAFISNEYYTRLEQAKAPRPSREVLAGLARALRLSDAERDYLHHLAGAPPGPPPGPSREVRPSILALLDRLPMAAAVVLSATYEVLAWNPLAAALMEDFSALSRRDRNLLRRAFLEPRPQGARLYGLSDGEEFAESAVPQLRAVAARYPDDPELTALIAELREGSAHFARLWDAREVSARPNLCKTFQHPVVGPIAVVCDVLDITDRDQRVVIYTADPGSPSEEALRLLSVVGTQRLDVPG
- a CDS encoding SDR family NAD(P)-dependent oxidoreductase; its protein translation is MTSTAITTGLLDGKVAFITGAGRGIGAAAARLFAREGARVVLAARTETQLKTVTEEIRADGGIADYVVCDLADPDSLRGAVNRAVELHGRLDVAFNNAATNAPPGPMDQTTEADFDHVYAVNLKAPWLAMVAEVAAIRATAGTGAIVHNTSVGSLMANPELPSYGAMKSGVNSLTASAAATYGPEGIRVNAVAPGTTLTEMLLDWDKASPGVIDRLNAGTPLRRAADPAEVAEAAAWLLSDRASYVTGVVLRVDGGMRS
- a CDS encoding HD domain-containing protein; the encoded protein is MNEVAGILGRSEWYRDPLWAVEFRLTPVEQRLLRSRAVRRLQFVAHAGAAAVTTHQTYTRLEHSLGLLSLVAHFAPDDQAARVAALVHDVGHLPFSHTFEGVGGLNHHELGIRQIRELTPLLAEHGVDVEDVLAVEGGGSSVLRGRQGALKLDHLESFVRSGRAHARLTEPAPATLARLRLVDGEVHTDRDTAAYLAELAAGEADYLCSWENVVPNAVVRGLASILLPSHPEIPTTTDDALWSLLLADPRTREDARLLREDPLAWDVFPPSHPDGHPYEVRHLYLDTACADGGPVPIRETRSLPYRCVVARRVVG